The following proteins are co-located in the Salvelinus fontinalis isolate EN_2023a chromosome 41, ASM2944872v1, whole genome shotgun sequence genome:
- the cbr1 gene encoding carbonyl reductase [NADPH] 1, protein MPKVALVTGSNKGIGFAIVRSLCKQFNGDVFLSGRDAGRGTAAVESLKSEGLKPLFQQLDIDDPESVRAARDFFNEKYGGLDVLVNNAGIAFKNADTTPFGTQAEVTLKTNFFATRDMCNEFLPIIKPGGRVVNVSSVMSSIALNRCSPELQARFRSNDITEEELVGLMERFVQEAQAGAHSQGGWPDTAYGVSKTGLTVLSRIHARKLRHERPADQILLNACCPGWVRTDMAGPNATKSPDEGAITPVYLALLPAGAGEPQGQFVMDKKVQPW, encoded by the exons ATGCCAAAAGTTGCACTGGTGACTGGTTCCAATAAGGGGATTGGATTTGCAATTGTGCGGTCGCTTTGCAAGCAATTCAATGGTGATGTTTTCCTCAGTGGCCGGGATGCTGGCCGTGGAACAGCGGCTGTGGAGAGCCTGAAATCTGAAGGGCTGAAACCCCTCTTCCAACAGCTTGACATCGACGACCCAGAAAGTGTGCGCGCGGCCCGAGATTTCTTCAATGAGAAATATGGTGGCCTTGATGTGCTCGTTAACAATGCTGGGATTGCCTTTAAAA ATGCTGATACTACACCCTTTGGAACCCAAGCTGAGGTGACTCTCAAAACGAACTTCTTTGCCACAAGAGACATGTGCAATGAGTTTCTCCCCATCATCAAACCAGGAG ggaGGGTGGTGAACGTGTCTAGTGTTATGAGCTCCATCGCCCTGAACCGCTGCAGCCCTGAACTCCAGGCCCGGTTCCGCagcaatgacatcacagaggaggAGCTGGTGGGGCTGATGGAGAGGTTTGTCCAGGAGGCCCAGGCAGGGGCGCACTCCCAGGGGGGCTGGCCCGACACAGCCTACGGGGTGTCCAAAACAGGCCTCACCGTGCTCTCCAGGATCCACGCCCGCAAGCTGAGGCATGAGAGACCAGCTGACCAGATCCTTCTGAATGCATGCTGCCCGGGCTGGGTGAGGACCGATATGGCTGGGCCCAACGCCACCAAGTCACCTGACGAGGGCGCCATCACCCCCGTTTACCTGGCCCTGCTTCCTGCGGGGGCTGGGGAGCCGCAGGGACAGTTTGTGATGGACAAGAAGGTCCAACCGTGGTGA